In the Coprothermobacter sp. genome, one interval contains:
- the cysM gene encoding cysteine synthase B (catalyzes the formation of cysteine from 3-O-acetyl-L-serine and hydrogen sulfide), which produces MTTNSILDLIGNTPVVELRHFSTNPGVRILAKLEGNNPGGSVKDRPVLMMFRDAEERGVLKPGAQLLEATSGNTGIAMAMIAALRGYRFRAVMAESASIERRKVMKMFGTDIVLTDAAGGTNLAIKTAQQMLAEDPSWVNLNQFENSANPRSHEETTGPEILRDVPDVTHVVAGMGTGGTLTGLSAFMHRQAPQVKVVGVEPIAGSKIQGLRNMAAYTPGIFSFDNLDVTLRMTEDAPAFGIAREIYRKEGINVGISCGAALWGAMELARTLESGVIVVIFPDRGDRYASTALFE; this is translated from the coding sequence ATGACAACAAATTCCATCCTTGATCTGATCGGCAACACACCGGTCGTTGAGCTTCGGCACTTCAGCACAAATCCCGGGGTTCGCATCCTGGCGAAGCTGGAGGGCAACAACCCCGGGGGATCGGTCAAAGACCGCCCCGTCCTCATGATGTTCCGGGATGCCGAGGAACGAGGGGTGCTGAAGCCCGGCGCTCAGCTGCTGGAGGCCACCAGCGGGAACACCGGGATTGCCATGGCGATGATCGCGGCTCTGCGTGGCTACAGGTTCCGTGCCGTCATGGCCGAGAGCGCGAGCATCGAACGGCGGAAGGTCATGAAGATGTTTGGCACGGATATCGTGCTCACCGACGCTGCCGGCGGCACGAACCTGGCCATCAAGACTGCACAGCAGATGCTGGCGGAGGACCCGTCATGGGTCAACCTGAACCAGTTCGAGAACAGCGCCAACCCTCGTTCGCACGAGGAGACGACTGGCCCTGAGATCCTGCGGGACGTTCCTGACGTGACGCATGTGGTCGCAGGCATGGGGACGGGTGGCACATTGACTGGACTGTCTGCCTTCATGCACAGGCAGGCGCCACAGGTGAAGGTTGTCGGGGTCGAACCGATTGCCGGCAGCAAGATCCAGGGACTGCGCAACATGGCGGCCTACACACCCGGGATCTTCAGCTTCGACAACCTGGACGTAACACTGCGGATGACCGAGGATGCCCCCGCTTTCGGCATCGCGCGCGAGATCTACCGCAAGGAGGGCATCAATGTTGGCATCTCGTGCGGAGCGGCCCTCTGGGGAGCCATGGAACTGGCCCGCACGCTGGAGAGCGGCGTGATCGTGGTGATCTTCCCCGACCGTGGCGATCGCTACGCCAGCACGGCGCTCTTCGAGTAG
- a CDS encoding argininosuccinate synthase, whose protein sequence is MSKEKVVLAYSGGLDTSVILKWLEIEYSYDVIAVCVDVGQKDDFVAVKKKALETGAVKAYVIDVKEEFVRDYAFTTLKSGAVYEDDYLLGTSFARPLIAKKLVEVAEKEGAVAIAHGCTGKGNDQVRFECTIKAMNPRLKVIAPWRIWNLKSREDCIDFANKHGIPIPVTKKDIYSRDGNVWHLSHEGGNLEDPWNEHDRSIYQMTVKPEDAPDAPVYVTISYEKGMPVAVDGVKMSPLELLTKLNKLGGANGIGVADIVENRLVGMKSRGVYETPGGTLLHKSHAILEKLVHDRSTMSFKSGIAKKYSELVYDGLWFTPLKVALDAFVESTQQVVTGDVKLKLYKGQIYYAGSKSPFSMYSEEFVTFGEDDVYSQHDAEGFINLFSLPLKIRAMMNLRNSEREKDIT, encoded by the coding sequence ATGAGCAAAGAAAAGGTGGTACTGGCTTATTCCGGGGGTCTTGACACCTCTGTCATTCTTAAGTGGTTGGAAATCGAATACAGCTACGATGTCATCGCAGTCTGTGTCGATGTAGGCCAGAAAGATGATTTCGTAGCCGTCAAGAAGAAGGCATTGGAGACCGGAGCTGTCAAAGCTTACGTCATCGATGTGAAAGAAGAATTCGTAAGAGACTATGCATTCACCACCCTGAAGTCCGGGGCCGTATACGAAGACGATTACCTGCTGGGGACATCCTTCGCACGACCGCTGATCGCCAAGAAACTCGTGGAAGTGGCTGAGAAGGAAGGGGCCGTGGCTATTGCCCATGGCTGCACCGGCAAAGGGAACGACCAGGTGCGTTTCGAATGTACCATCAAGGCCATGAATCCCCGCCTGAAAGTCATTGCACCCTGGCGTATCTGGAATCTCAAATCCCGCGAGGACTGCATCGATTTTGCCAACAAACACGGTATTCCGATCCCCGTAACCAAGAAAGACATTTACAGCCGTGACGGGAACGTGTGGCACCTCAGCCACGAAGGCGGCAATCTGGAAGATCCCTGGAATGAGCATGACCGCAGCATCTATCAGATGACTGTGAAGCCTGAAGATGCTCCGGATGCCCCGGTCTACGTGACCATCAGCTACGAAAAAGGCATGCCGGTTGCTGTAGACGGCGTGAAAATGAGTCCCCTGGAATTGCTGACAAAGCTGAACAAACTGGGCGGTGCCAACGGCATCGGCGTCGCCGATATCGTCGAGAACCGACTGGTTGGGATGAAATCCCGTGGCGTCTATGAGACACCGGGCGGCACCCTGCTTCACAAATCCCATGCGATTCTGGAAAAACTGGTCCATGACCGTTCTACTATGAGCTTTAAATCCGGCATCGCCAAGAAATACTCTGAGCTGGTTTACGACGGACTCTGGTTCACACCGTTGAAAGTCGCCCTGGATGCTTTCGTGGAGTCCACGCAGCAGGTGGTCACAGGGGATGTGAAGCTGAAACTGTACAAAGGCCAGATATACTATGCCGGTTCCAAATCACCGTTCTCCATGTACAGTGAGGAGTTCGTCACCTTCGGTGAAGACGATGTTTACAGTCAACATGACGCTGAAGGATTTATCAATCTGTTCTCACTGCCGCTGAAAATTCGTGCCATGATGAATTTAAGAAACAGCGAAAGGGAAAAGGACATCACATGA
- the argH gene encoding argininosuccinate lyase, producing MKLWGGRFSKPASELLDEFNASIEFDKRLFRQDIRGSKAHARMLGKIGILTTQEVLELMEGLEGILRDMEAGAVPYTKADEDIHMWVERVLTERIGAVGKKLHTGRSRNDQVAVDLKLYMKDELAEIAGLLLELLETLVSMADTHKDTVLPGMTHLQNAQPVTFGYHLMAYFQMFKRDYSRLLDCIQRMDLCPLGSGALAGVTYASDRSYTALELGFAGVTENAMDSVSDRDHVIEFIADASILMMHLSRFCEELILWNSSPFSFIEMDDAFSTGSSIMPQKKNPDVAELIRGKTGRTYGNLINILTVMKSLPLAYDKDMQEDKPPLFDTVDTLKPCLKIFIEMIETMTVKQDNMLKAASLGYTNATDVADYLVHKGLPFRSAHEVSGQMVRSCMLRGILIEEQSLEEFRVFSPLFETDVLDAVQLKSCMEAKKSYGSTAQSSILTMIENARIFLKTEHVPASP from the coding sequence ATGAAGCTATGGGGAGGCCGGTTCTCGAAACCGGCCTCCGAATTACTGGACGAATTCAATGCCAGTATCGAATTCGACAAGCGTCTCTTTCGACAGGACATCCGAGGCAGCAAGGCCCACGCCAGGATGTTGGGAAAAATCGGGATCCTGACCACCCAGGAAGTGCTGGAGCTGATGGAGGGGCTCGAAGGGATCCTCAGGGATATGGAAGCCGGAGCGGTTCCCTACACCAAAGCAGACGAAGACATCCATATGTGGGTGGAACGGGTCCTCACTGAACGGATCGGGGCAGTGGGCAAGAAACTGCATACCGGCAGAAGCCGGAACGACCAGGTGGCCGTGGATCTGAAGCTGTATATGAAGGATGAACTGGCGGAAATCGCGGGCCTTCTGCTGGAGCTGTTGGAGACTCTGGTTTCCATGGCCGACACGCATAAGGATACGGTGCTGCCGGGGATGACCCATCTGCAGAATGCCCAGCCCGTGACCTTCGGTTATCATCTGATGGCATATTTTCAGATGTTCAAAAGGGATTACAGCCGCCTGCTGGACTGCATCCAGCGTATGGATTTGTGCCCCTTGGGCAGCGGTGCCCTGGCCGGAGTGACCTATGCCTCCGACCGCAGCTATACTGCTCTGGAACTGGGTTTTGCAGGCGTCACGGAGAATGCCATGGACTCTGTCAGTGACAGGGACCATGTGATTGAGTTCATCGCCGATGCCTCCATCCTGATGATGCACCTGAGCCGCTTCTGTGAAGAACTGATTCTCTGGAACTCGTCGCCCTTCAGTTTCATCGAAATGGATGACGCCTTCAGTACCGGGAGCAGCATCATGCCTCAGAAGAAGAATCCTGATGTGGCAGAGCTGATCCGGGGGAAAACCGGACGGACCTACGGGAACCTGATCAACATTCTGACCGTCATGAAATCCCTGCCGTTGGCTTATGACAAGGACATGCAGGAGGACAAGCCGCCACTCTTCGATACGGTTGACACCCTGAAACCCTGCCTGAAGATTTTCATAGAAATGATAGAAACCATGACCGTAAAACAGGACAACATGCTCAAAGCCGCGTCTCTAGGGTATACAAATGCCACCGATGTGGCGGACTACCTTGTGCACAAAGGGCTTCCGTTCCGCAGCGCCCATGAGGTATCCGGGCAGATGGTCCGGTCCTGTATGCTGAGAGGCATTCTCATCGAAGAGCAGAGCCTGGAGGAATTCAGAGTCTTCAGCCCTCTGTTTGAAACGGACGTATTGGACGCCGTGCAGCTGAAATCCTGCATGGAAGCGAAGAAATCCTATGGATCCACGGCACAGTCCAGTATCCTGACGATGATTGAAAACGCCCGAATCTTTCTGAAAACGGAACATGTTCCTGCGTCGCCGTAA
- a CDS encoding cob(I)yrinic acid a,c-diamide adenosyltransferase codes for MEQHGLVMVYTGNGKGKTTAALGLGLRAIGAGQRVLLVQFMKGDPSYSELKGIACLPGFEVVQTGLHHWVTKEQVSLLDRAEAQRGMNIARNAFLEERHELVILDELNCAIDYGLIPEADVLELLTHRPPFMSVCITGRGAPSCLLDAADMVSEVIEVKHHFRQGIAAQKGIEL; via the coding sequence ATGGAACAGCATGGTCTGGTGATGGTGTACACGGGCAACGGCAAGGGGAAGACGACCGCGGCGCTGGGTCTCGGCCTCAGAGCCATCGGAGCCGGACAGCGCGTCCTGCTGGTCCAGTTCATGAAAGGGGACCCAAGCTACTCCGAGCTGAAAGGGATCGCCTGTCTGCCGGGATTCGAAGTTGTCCAGACGGGTCTCCACCACTGGGTCACCAAAGAACAGGTCAGTCTGCTGGACAGGGCGGAGGCACAACGGGGGATGAACATCGCCCGCAACGCGTTCCTGGAAGAACGGCATGAGCTGGTGATCCTGGACGAGCTCAACTGCGCCATCGACTATGGCCTCATCCCTGAGGCTGATGTTCTCGAACTGCTGACACACAGGCCTCCGTTCATGTCGGTCTGCATCACGGGCCGCGGAGCTCCTTCATGCCTGCTGGACGCTGCCGACATGGTCAGTGAAGTCATCGAGGTCAAGCACCACTTCCGCCAAGGCATCGCCGCCCAGAAGGGCATTGAGCTCTAG
- a CDS encoding nucleotidyl transferase AbiEii/AbiGii toxin family protein, with protein MASDHAGHRSRPSLGGRQVRLSHDILMADAGASGFRPEILEKCELLLSLLQGLTDHPFLGPRLALKGGTALNLFVFDVPRLSLDADMNYIGAADVGTMETERPLVEAAIRSVCQREGFRIGRTPDKHAGGKWHLAYASALGGNAELQLDVNFMLRVPLWPVVARDSRELGHAGAHHVSVLDVNELAAGKLAALLSRHAGRDLFDAHQLLASGLLDPERLRIAFVVYGAANRLDWRSVAIRDVFFEGRELRDQLIPVLQRSGGIEHVSDSFAERLLDETRAMLAAVLPLRERELAFLESLLGDGIVDASLLTDEPVLRERIQAQPALHWKALNVRKMLGL; from the coding sequence GCCGGCGCGAGCGGCTTCCGCCCTGAGATCCTGGAGAAGTGTGAGCTGCTGCTTAGCCTCCTGCAGGGCCTGACGGATCACCCCTTTCTCGGTCCTCGACTGGCGCTGAAAGGCGGCACCGCGCTCAACCTGTTCGTGTTCGACGTTCCTCGGCTTTCGCTGGACGCTGACATGAACTACATCGGAGCTGCTGATGTTGGGACAATGGAGACCGAACGACCGCTGGTTGAAGCTGCCATCCGCAGCGTCTGTCAGCGCGAGGGCTTCAGGATAGGCCGGACTCCAGACAAGCACGCGGGAGGAAAGTGGCACCTGGCCTACGCATCTGCATTGGGTGGCAATGCAGAGCTCCAACTGGATGTCAATTTCATGCTGAGGGTTCCGCTATGGCCCGTCGTTGCTCGGGATTCCAGGGAGCTTGGACACGCAGGCGCTCACCACGTGTCCGTCCTCGATGTCAATGAGTTGGCTGCAGGTAAGCTGGCAGCTCTGCTGAGCCGTCACGCCGGTCGCGATCTTTTCGACGCGCATCAGCTGCTCGCGAGTGGCCTGCTGGATCCAGAACGGCTGCGTATCGCCTTCGTCGTGTACGGGGCAGCGAACCGACTGGACTGGCGCTCTGTGGCCATACGTGACGTCTTCTTCGAGGGGCGCGAACTACGTGACCAGCTCATTCCCGTCCTCCAGCGGTCTGGGGGAATCGAGCACGTCAGCGACTCATTCGCGGAGCGCCTCCTGGATGAGACGAGGGCGATGCTCGCGGCCGTCCTGCCGCTGCGCGAACGCGAGCTGGCATTTCTGGAGTCACTCCTGGGTGACGGAATCGTGGACGCTTCGCTCCTGACGGACGAGCCGGTCCTCAGAGAACGCATCCAAGCACAGCCAGCGCTGCACTGGAAAGCGCTCAACGTGCGCAAAATGCTGGGACTCTGA